One genomic window of Syngnathoides biaculeatus isolate LvHL_M chromosome 13, ASM1980259v1, whole genome shotgun sequence includes the following:
- the LOC133510638 gene encoding cytochrome P450 7A1 isoform X1, whose protein sequence is MIISFALIWAVLVGFCCILWLAVGTRRRQPKEPAIENGCIPYLGCALQFGTNPLQFLHSRQKKYGHIFTCKIAGQYIHFLCDPFSYHSVIRQGRHLDWRKFHFATSVKAFGHDSFDPRHGHTTENLHQTFLKTLQGEALPSLIKSMMEHLQNVMLKSNTLNPSKDHWKVDGIFAFCYKVMFESGYLTLFGKELGEEKCQARQGAQKALVLNTLENFKEFDKIFPALVAGLPIHVFKSAYSARENLAKTMYAEKLSQRENVSDLISMRMILNDSLSTFNDVSKARTHVALLWASQANTLPATFWSLFYMIRSPDAMKAAREEVQRMLEASGQTVNPSDPTLNLKRDQLDNMPVLDSIIKEAMRLSSASMNVRVAKEDFLLHLDNQDAYRIRKDDVLALYPPMLHYDPEIYEDPYEYKFDRFLDENGHEKNSFYRNGRRLRYFYMPFGSGVTKCPGRFFAIYEIKQFLTLVLSYFEMELLDPAIKVPPLDQSRAGLGILQPTYDIDFRFKLKSYF, encoded by the exons ATGATTATAAGTTTCGCTCTAATATGGGCAGTGCTGGTAGGGTTCTGCTGCATCCTTTGGCTGGCTGTGGGAACACGACGAAG GCAGCCTAAGGAGCCTGCAATTGAAAATGGCTGCATACCCTATCTTGGTTGTGCTCTCCAATTTGGGACCAACCCTCTCCAGTTTCTCCATAGCCGTCAGAAGAAGTATGGCCACATTTTCACCTGCAAGATTGCTGGCCAGTACATTCACTTCCTGTGTGACCCATTCTCTTACCACTCAGTCATCAGACAAGGTAGACACTTGGACTGGAGGAAATTCCACTTTGCAACATCAGTCAAG GCATTTGGCCACGACAGCTTCGACCCTCGTCATGGCCACACCACAGAAAATCTGCATCAGACTTTTCTTAAGACACTGCAAGGTGAGGCATTGCCCTCACTGATCAAGAGCATGATGGAGCACCTTCAGAATGTGATGTTGAAGTCCAACACACTCAATCCAAGCAAGGATCACTGGAAAGTGGATggcatttttgctttttgctatAAG GTGATGTTTGAGTCGGGCTATCTGACATTATTTGGTAAAGAGCTTGGTGAGGAGAAGTGCCAGGCTCGGCAGGGAGCTCAGAAAGCTTTGGTGCTGAATACGTTGGAGAATTTCAAGGAGTTTGATAAGATCTTCCCAGCTTTAGTTGCTGGCCTGCCTATCCATGTCTTTAAGAGTGCCTATAGTGCCAGAGAG AATCTAGCCAAAACAATGTATGCTGAAAAATTGTCACAGAGAGAGAACGTTTCGGATCTGATCTCCATGAGAATGATCCTGAATGATTCTTTATCCACCTTCAATGACGTAAGCAAGGCCAGAACACATGTTGCATTGCTTTGGGCTTCACAGGCTAATACCTTGCCTGCAACCTTTTGGAGTCTTTTTTACATGATAAG AAGTCCAGATGCAATGAAAGCAGCTCGTGAAGAGGTGCAAAGAATGCTGGAGGCTTCAGGTCAGACTGTAAACCCAAGTGACCCCACATTAAACCTGAAGAGGGACCAATTGGACAATATGCCTGTTTTAG ACAGTATTATAAAGGAAGCCATGCGTCTATCCAGTGCTTCTATGAATGTGCGTGTTGCCAAAGAAGACTTTTTACTTCACCTAGACAATCAGGATGCTTATCGTATAAGGAAAGATGATGTCCTAGCTCTGTACCCCCCCATGTTGCACTACGATCCAGAAATCTATGAAGATCCCTAT GAATATAAATTTGACCGCTTTCTTGATGAAAATGGTCATGAGAAAAACAGTTTCTATCGTAATGGCAGGAGATTACGTTACTTCTACATGCCCTTTGGCTCTGGGGTCACCAAATGCCCTGGCAGATTTTTTGCCATATATGAAATTAAGCAGTTCTTGACTCTGGTTTTGTCTTACTTTGAAATGGAACTTCTGGACCCTGCAATCAAAGTCCCACCGCTTGACCAGTCACGTGCTGGTTTAGGAATCCTTCAACCAACATATGATATTGATTTTcgattcaaattgaaatcctacttttaa
- the LOC133510638 gene encoding cytochrome P450 7A1 isoform X4, which produces MAAYPILVVLSNLGPTLSSFSIAVRRIIRQGRHLDWRKFHFATSVKAFGHDSFDPRHGHTTENLHQTFLKTLQGEALPSLIKSMMEHLQNVMLKSNTLNPSKDHWKVDGIFAFCYKVMFESGYLTLFGKELGEEKCQARQGAQKALVLNTLENFKEFDKIFPALVAGLPIHVFKSAYSARENLAKTMYAEKLSQRENVSDLISMRMILNDSLSTFNDVSKARTHVALLWASQANTLPATFWSLFYMIRSPDAMKAAREEVQRMLEASGQTVNPSDPTLNLKRDQLDNMPVLDSIIKEAMRLSSASMNVRVAKEDFLLHLDNQDAYRIRKDDVLALYPPMLHYDPEIYEDPYEYKFDRFLDENGHEKNSFYRNGRRLRYFYMPFGSGVTKCPGRFFAIYEIKQFLTLVLSYFEMELLDPAIKVPPLDQSRAGLGILQPTYDIDFRFKLKSYF; this is translated from the exons ATGGCTGCATACCCTATCTTGGTTGTGCTCTCCAATTTGGGACCAACCCTCTCCAGTTTCTCCATAGCCGTCAGAAGAA TCATCAGACAAGGTAGACACTTGGACTGGAGGAAATTCCACTTTGCAACATCAGTCAAG GCATTTGGCCACGACAGCTTCGACCCTCGTCATGGCCACACCACAGAAAATCTGCATCAGACTTTTCTTAAGACACTGCAAGGTGAGGCATTGCCCTCACTGATCAAGAGCATGATGGAGCACCTTCAGAATGTGATGTTGAAGTCCAACACACTCAATCCAAGCAAGGATCACTGGAAAGTGGATggcatttttgctttttgctatAAG GTGATGTTTGAGTCGGGCTATCTGACATTATTTGGTAAAGAGCTTGGTGAGGAGAAGTGCCAGGCTCGGCAGGGAGCTCAGAAAGCTTTGGTGCTGAATACGTTGGAGAATTTCAAGGAGTTTGATAAGATCTTCCCAGCTTTAGTTGCTGGCCTGCCTATCCATGTCTTTAAGAGTGCCTATAGTGCCAGAGAG AATCTAGCCAAAACAATGTATGCTGAAAAATTGTCACAGAGAGAGAACGTTTCGGATCTGATCTCCATGAGAATGATCCTGAATGATTCTTTATCCACCTTCAATGACGTAAGCAAGGCCAGAACACATGTTGCATTGCTTTGGGCTTCACAGGCTAATACCTTGCCTGCAACCTTTTGGAGTCTTTTTTACATGATAAG AAGTCCAGATGCAATGAAAGCAGCTCGTGAAGAGGTGCAAAGAATGCTGGAGGCTTCAGGTCAGACTGTAAACCCAAGTGACCCCACATTAAACCTGAAGAGGGACCAATTGGACAATATGCCTGTTTTAG ACAGTATTATAAAGGAAGCCATGCGTCTATCCAGTGCTTCTATGAATGTGCGTGTTGCCAAAGAAGACTTTTTACTTCACCTAGACAATCAGGATGCTTATCGTATAAGGAAAGATGATGTCCTAGCTCTGTACCCCCCCATGTTGCACTACGATCCAGAAATCTATGAAGATCCCTAT GAATATAAATTTGACCGCTTTCTTGATGAAAATGGTCATGAGAAAAACAGTTTCTATCGTAATGGCAGGAGATTACGTTACTTCTACATGCCCTTTGGCTCTGGGGTCACCAAATGCCCTGGCAGATTTTTTGCCATATATGAAATTAAGCAGTTCTTGACTCTGGTTTTGTCTTACTTTGAAATGGAACTTCTGGACCCTGCAATCAAAGTCCCACCGCTTGACCAGTCACGTGCTGGTTTAGGAATCCTTCAACCAACATATGATATTGATTTTcgattcaaattgaaatcctacttttaa
- the LOC133510638 gene encoding cytochrome P450 7A1 isoform X3: MKARLRHSSIRNASIKPSLREAQGCRTLNVFAGSLRSLQLKMAAYPILVVLSNLGPTLSSFSIAVRRIIRQGRHLDWRKFHFATSVKAFGHDSFDPRHGHTTENLHQTFLKTLQGEALPSLIKSMMEHLQNVMLKSNTLNPSKDHWKVDGIFAFCYKVMFESGYLTLFGKELGEEKCQARQGAQKALVLNTLENFKEFDKIFPALVAGLPIHVFKSAYSARENLAKTMYAEKLSQRENVSDLISMRMILNDSLSTFNDVSKARTHVALLWASQANTLPATFWSLFYMIRSPDAMKAAREEVQRMLEASGQTVNPSDPTLNLKRDQLDNMPVLDSIIKEAMRLSSASMNVRVAKEDFLLHLDNQDAYRIRKDDVLALYPPMLHYDPEIYEDPYEYKFDRFLDENGHEKNSFYRNGRRLRYFYMPFGSGVTKCPGRFFAIYEIKQFLTLVLSYFEMELLDPAIKVPPLDQSRAGLGILQPTYDIDFRFKLKSYF; encoded by the exons GCAGCCTAAGGAGCCTGCAATTGAAAATGGCTGCATACCCTATCTTGGTTGTGCTCTCCAATTTGGGACCAACCCTCTCCAGTTTCTCCATAGCCGTCAGAAGAA TCATCAGACAAGGTAGACACTTGGACTGGAGGAAATTCCACTTTGCAACATCAGTCAAG GCATTTGGCCACGACAGCTTCGACCCTCGTCATGGCCACACCACAGAAAATCTGCATCAGACTTTTCTTAAGACACTGCAAGGTGAGGCATTGCCCTCACTGATCAAGAGCATGATGGAGCACCTTCAGAATGTGATGTTGAAGTCCAACACACTCAATCCAAGCAAGGATCACTGGAAAGTGGATggcatttttgctttttgctatAAG GTGATGTTTGAGTCGGGCTATCTGACATTATTTGGTAAAGAGCTTGGTGAGGAGAAGTGCCAGGCTCGGCAGGGAGCTCAGAAAGCTTTGGTGCTGAATACGTTGGAGAATTTCAAGGAGTTTGATAAGATCTTCCCAGCTTTAGTTGCTGGCCTGCCTATCCATGTCTTTAAGAGTGCCTATAGTGCCAGAGAG AATCTAGCCAAAACAATGTATGCTGAAAAATTGTCACAGAGAGAGAACGTTTCGGATCTGATCTCCATGAGAATGATCCTGAATGATTCTTTATCCACCTTCAATGACGTAAGCAAGGCCAGAACACATGTTGCATTGCTTTGGGCTTCACAGGCTAATACCTTGCCTGCAACCTTTTGGAGTCTTTTTTACATGATAAG AAGTCCAGATGCAATGAAAGCAGCTCGTGAAGAGGTGCAAAGAATGCTGGAGGCTTCAGGTCAGACTGTAAACCCAAGTGACCCCACATTAAACCTGAAGAGGGACCAATTGGACAATATGCCTGTTTTAG ACAGTATTATAAAGGAAGCCATGCGTCTATCCAGTGCTTCTATGAATGTGCGTGTTGCCAAAGAAGACTTTTTACTTCACCTAGACAATCAGGATGCTTATCGTATAAGGAAAGATGATGTCCTAGCTCTGTACCCCCCCATGTTGCACTACGATCCAGAAATCTATGAAGATCCCTAT GAATATAAATTTGACCGCTTTCTTGATGAAAATGGTCATGAGAAAAACAGTTTCTATCGTAATGGCAGGAGATTACGTTACTTCTACATGCCCTTTGGCTCTGGGGTCACCAAATGCCCTGGCAGATTTTTTGCCATATATGAAATTAAGCAGTTCTTGACTCTGGTTTTGTCTTACTTTGAAATGGAACTTCTGGACCCTGCAATCAAAGTCCCACCGCTTGACCAGTCACGTGCTGGTTTAGGAATCCTTCAACCAACATATGATATTGATTTTcgattcaaattgaaatcctacttttaa
- the LOC133510638 gene encoding cytochrome P450 7A1 isoform X2, with amino-acid sequence MKARLRHSSIRNASIKPSLREAQGCRTLNVFAACPVRGCDTASFSPCSLRSLQLKMAAYPILVVLSNLGPTLSSFSIAVRRIIRQGRHLDWRKFHFATSVKAFGHDSFDPRHGHTTENLHQTFLKTLQGEALPSLIKSMMEHLQNVMLKSNTLNPSKDHWKVDGIFAFCYKVMFESGYLTLFGKELGEEKCQARQGAQKALVLNTLENFKEFDKIFPALVAGLPIHVFKSAYSARENLAKTMYAEKLSQRENVSDLISMRMILNDSLSTFNDVSKARTHVALLWASQANTLPATFWSLFYMIRSPDAMKAAREEVQRMLEASGQTVNPSDPTLNLKRDQLDNMPVLDSIIKEAMRLSSASMNVRVAKEDFLLHLDNQDAYRIRKDDVLALYPPMLHYDPEIYEDPYEYKFDRFLDENGHEKNSFYRNGRRLRYFYMPFGSGVTKCPGRFFAIYEIKQFLTLVLSYFEMELLDPAIKVPPLDQSRAGLGILQPTYDIDFRFKLKSYF; translated from the exons GCAGCCTAAGGAGCCTGCAATTGAAAATGGCTGCATACCCTATCTTGGTTGTGCTCTCCAATTTGGGACCAACCCTCTCCAGTTTCTCCATAGCCGTCAGAAGAA TCATCAGACAAGGTAGACACTTGGACTGGAGGAAATTCCACTTTGCAACATCAGTCAAG GCATTTGGCCACGACAGCTTCGACCCTCGTCATGGCCACACCACAGAAAATCTGCATCAGACTTTTCTTAAGACACTGCAAGGTGAGGCATTGCCCTCACTGATCAAGAGCATGATGGAGCACCTTCAGAATGTGATGTTGAAGTCCAACACACTCAATCCAAGCAAGGATCACTGGAAAGTGGATggcatttttgctttttgctatAAG GTGATGTTTGAGTCGGGCTATCTGACATTATTTGGTAAAGAGCTTGGTGAGGAGAAGTGCCAGGCTCGGCAGGGAGCTCAGAAAGCTTTGGTGCTGAATACGTTGGAGAATTTCAAGGAGTTTGATAAGATCTTCCCAGCTTTAGTTGCTGGCCTGCCTATCCATGTCTTTAAGAGTGCCTATAGTGCCAGAGAG AATCTAGCCAAAACAATGTATGCTGAAAAATTGTCACAGAGAGAGAACGTTTCGGATCTGATCTCCATGAGAATGATCCTGAATGATTCTTTATCCACCTTCAATGACGTAAGCAAGGCCAGAACACATGTTGCATTGCTTTGGGCTTCACAGGCTAATACCTTGCCTGCAACCTTTTGGAGTCTTTTTTACATGATAAG AAGTCCAGATGCAATGAAAGCAGCTCGTGAAGAGGTGCAAAGAATGCTGGAGGCTTCAGGTCAGACTGTAAACCCAAGTGACCCCACATTAAACCTGAAGAGGGACCAATTGGACAATATGCCTGTTTTAG ACAGTATTATAAAGGAAGCCATGCGTCTATCCAGTGCTTCTATGAATGTGCGTGTTGCCAAAGAAGACTTTTTACTTCACCTAGACAATCAGGATGCTTATCGTATAAGGAAAGATGATGTCCTAGCTCTGTACCCCCCCATGTTGCACTACGATCCAGAAATCTATGAAGATCCCTAT GAATATAAATTTGACCGCTTTCTTGATGAAAATGGTCATGAGAAAAACAGTTTCTATCGTAATGGCAGGAGATTACGTTACTTCTACATGCCCTTTGGCTCTGGGGTCACCAAATGCCCTGGCAGATTTTTTGCCATATATGAAATTAAGCAGTTCTTGACTCTGGTTTTGTCTTACTTTGAAATGGAACTTCTGGACCCTGCAATCAAAGTCCCACCGCTTGACCAGTCACGTGCTGGTTTAGGAATCCTTCAACCAACATATGATATTGATTTTcgattcaaattgaaatcctacttttaa